A section of the bacterium genome encodes:
- a CDS encoding DNA polymerase IV, producing the protein MPAVRIAHIDLTAFFVSVECLRDPALVGKPIMVAGPADKRGVVTCASYKVRKYGVRAGMATAIAQKKCPIAIRVDGHRRLYEEYSYRVRKYLKQYAPEFEAASIDEFYIDWSGCEKLFGTTLLNFAIRIQKEILQTIGLPCAIGIGSNKIISKIACDRAKPNGVIEVIAGDESGFLSSLDVSVLPGVGKVMKESLYSRGIHTCGELAVLN; encoded by the coding sequence ATGCCCGCTGTACGAATTGCACATATCGATTTAACAGCTTTCTTTGTATCCGTCGAATGTTTGCGAGATCCGGCACTAGTTGGAAAGCCCATTATGGTGGCTGGACCGGCTGATAAAAGGGGAGTTGTTACTTGTGCATCCTATAAGGTCAGGAAATATGGTGTTCGTGCCGGTATGGCAACAGCGATTGCACAAAAAAAATGTCCGATTGCAATTCGTGTAGATGGTCACAGGCGTTTATATGAGGAATATTCCTATCGGGTGCGAAAATATTTGAAACAATATGCTCCGGAATTTGAAGCAGCCAGTATTGATGAATTTTATATTGATTGGAGCGGATGCGAGAAATTATTCGGAACGACATTGCTCAACTTTGCGATCAGAATTCAGAAGGAGATCCTACAAACCATTGGTCTTCCATGTGCCATTGGTATCGGATCGAACAAAATTATATCAAAAATTGCGTGTGACCGGGCCAAACCCAATGGTGTTATTGAGGTGATAGCAGGTGATGAATCTGGTTTTCTTTCATCATTAGATGTTTCGGTTCTGCCTGGTGTCGGGAAAGTGATGAAGGAAAGTCTGTATTCTCGAGGGATTCATACTTGTGGCGAGTTAGCGGTGTTGAAT
- a CDS encoding 1-acyl-sn-glycerol-3-phosphate acyltransferase, with product MTKTITVLRSFLLAFNGILFTIIMMLTAIMVGCFFPFGKVMYTLEHFWARTLIRMAGIKTHVSGLESLRPDKTYIFICNHQSLFDIPLLMTFAPRQLRMIHKKELSWVPLLGFVLWVLKFIPIDRGHREKAIQSLERAAKRIHDGINVVIFADGTRSLDGELKPFKKGAFILAISAQVDVIPVTISGTINVMHKYRSLFDVRFNREVELIFDSPISTENMTLAQKDELKELVESRIVSNYEQVKHLSKIDDELLLEKIRLSGNRTSPISSVKISQ from the coding sequence GTGACCAAGACCATTACCGTTTTACGAAGTTTTTTACTTGCCTTCAACGGCATTCTATTTACTATAATTATGATGCTAACCGCAATCATGGTCGGATGTTTTTTTCCTTTTGGTAAAGTGATGTATACATTGGAACATTTTTGGGCCAGAACATTGATACGAATGGCGGGAATTAAAACCCATGTCAGCGGATTAGAAAGCCTTCGTCCTGACAAGACGTACATTTTCATCTGCAACCATCAAAGTTTGTTCGATATTCCGTTGCTCATGACATTTGCACCTCGCCAATTGCGGATGATTCATAAAAAAGAATTGAGTTGGGTTCCGCTGCTTGGTTTTGTTTTGTGGGTGTTGAAATTTATTCCCATCGACCGCGGGCATCGGGAAAAAGCGATTCAAAGTCTTGAAAGGGCCGCCAAAAGAATTCACGACGGTATTAATGTTGTTATTTTTGCCGATGGAACTCGTAGTTTGGATGGCGAATTAAAGCCTTTTAAAAAAGGCGCCTTCATCCTTGCCATTAGTGCTCAAGTAGATGTCATTCCGGTTACCATCAGCGGTACGATTAATGTTATGCATAAATATCGTAGTCTTTTCGATGTCCGGTTCAACCGAGAAGTTGAATTGATTTTTGATTCGCCGATTTCGACCGAGAATATGACATTGGCTCAAAAAGATGAATTGAAAGAATTAGTTGAATCAAGAATCGTTTCAAATTACGAACAAGTCAAACATCTTTCTAAGATCGATGATGAACTATTGCTTGAGAAGATCCGCCTATCCGGCAACAGAACATCTCCAATATCATCTGTCAAAATATCACAATGA
- a CDS encoding class II aldolase/adducin family protein, giving the protein MTDELQIKQDILECGRRLYDKRMVAANDGNISVRLSDNEIIATPTGRSKGFMLVDELVKIDLQGRVIEGSHRPSTEILMHLAIYNARPDAKAVVHAHPVYATGFATANLPLDQCVAAEIVTTLGSIPLARYGTPSTHELSDAVVDVMKTADACLMANHGVVTCGKNIFDAYYKLERVEHYANIIFVARMLGGEKILTREDVVKLDAIRSTYGTQTDINPGCRVCEDSCVGNDCSCYEKKDETVMRSLLQAVINPASGEEDLIRSVIEKIIRES; this is encoded by the coding sequence ATGACCGATGAATTACAGATAAAACAAGACATTTTGGAATGCGGCCGTCGTTTATACGATAAAAGGATGGTTGCAGCTAATGATGGGAATATTAGTGTTCGTCTGAGTGATAATGAAATTATTGCCACACCGACTGGGCGTTCCAAAGGATTCATGCTTGTTGACGAGTTAGTCAAAATCGATCTGCAAGGCCGTGTTATTGAAGGTTCACATCGCCCCTCGACTGAAATTCTCATGCATTTAGCTATTTATAATGCCAGACCTGACGCTAAAGCGGTTGTACATGCACATCCGGTTTATGCAACCGGTTTTGCTACAGCGAATCTGCCTCTGGATCAATGCGTAGCGGCCGAAATTGTTACAACATTGGGCTCCATTCCTTTGGCGCGATACGGAACGCCGTCAACCCATGAATTGTCCGATGCAGTAGTCGACGTGATGAAAACCGCCGACGCTTGTCTGATGGCCAATCACGGCGTCGTAACGTGCGGCAAAAATATCTTTGATGCTTATTATAAACTTGAACGGGTCGAGCATTATGCCAATATAATTTTTGTAGCAAGGATGCTCGGAGGAGAAAAAATTCTCACGCGTGAAGACGTTGTTAAATTAGATGCGATTCGAAGTACCTATGGAACACAGACTGATATAAATCCAGGTTGCCGTGTGTGCGAAGATTCATGTGTTGGCAATGATTGTTCATGTTATGAGAAGAAAGATGAAACGGTCATGCGATCACTTCTTCAAGCCGTAATAAACCCCGCTTCCGGAGAAGAAGATTTGATCCGATCAGTTATTGAAAAAATTATCAGGGAAAGCTGA
- the ccmA gene encoding heme ABC exporter ATP-binding protein CcmA: MTHSSAFIQAENLNKLFGRFNVLRNINLSVDSNEFLAIMGRNGAGKTTLLRILSLLVKPNNGKLSIGGNDAHQDVNKVLKDIGVISHQVFLYGDLTAEENLNFYSKMYDVQNASERIQTLLDRVGLILRSREPIRRYSRGMQQRLSIARAILHSPRLLLLDEPYTGLDRNASAMLDQILRDYHQAGNCIIMVSHDIDQVLNLASRVILLDKGQIAFESFIDSTTTDKVNSILKQYLT; the protein is encoded by the coding sequence ATGACCCATAGCAGCGCATTTATACAGGCCGAAAATCTGAACAAACTTTTCGGCCGTTTTAATGTACTCCGCAATATAAATTTGTCCGTAGATTCCAATGAATTTCTGGCCATTATGGGCCGCAACGGTGCCGGCAAAACGACGCTTTTGCGAATTTTGTCATTATTGGTTAAGCCTAATAACGGAAAATTATCGATAGGCGGCAATGATGCCCATCAGGACGTTAATAAAGTATTAAAAGATATTGGCGTAATTTCACACCAAGTGTTTTTGTACGGCGATCTTACCGCAGAAGAAAATTTGAATTTTTATTCCAAAATGTATGATGTGCAAAATGCCTCCGAGCGAATCCAGACGTTGTTGGACAGAGTCGGACTAATTTTACGTTCACGAGAACCTATTCGACGCTATTCGAGAGGCATGCAGCAACGGTTATCAATTGCCCGGGCTATTTTGCATAGCCCTCGTTTACTGCTTTTAGATGAGCCTTATACAGGTCTTGATCGCAATGCATCGGCGATGCTCGATCAAATCCTCCGAGACTATCATCAAGCTGGCAATTGCATCATTATGGTCTCGCATGACATCGATCAGGTATTAAATCTTGCCTCCCGTGTAATTTTATTAGATAAAGGGCAAATCGCTTTTGAAAGTTTCATCGATTCGACAACAACTGACAAAGTCAATTCGATCCTCAAACAATATCTTACCTAG
- a CDS encoding zinc ribbon domain-containing protein — MLTAIMIMLALTALIFVFKPLLDKTFVPFDLKDDRTKKLEALINHKNKIYADIKDLDFEFGIGKMAENDYRSLRGECLKEVSNVMKQIDALQEGVPVAGNGKITDAYIEDLIRQKRQHAVAGEAVIITSRDEMLTCSSCGRENHVDAKFCSECGTKLVKN, encoded by the coding sequence ATGCTTACGGCTATTATGATCATGCTGGCGCTGACGGCGTTGATATTTGTGTTCAAGCCATTGTTAGATAAAACGTTTGTTCCATTCGATCTCAAAGATGACCGTACCAAAAAACTGGAAGCGCTGATAAACCATAAAAATAAAATTTATGCTGACATTAAAGATTTGGATTTTGAATTTGGTATCGGCAAAATGGCTGAAAACGATTATCGTTCGTTGCGCGGAGAGTGTCTGAAAGAAGTATCGAATGTAATGAAACAGATTGATGCGCTGCAGGAGGGTGTACCGGTTGCAGGTAACGGCAAAATTACGGATGCATACATTGAAGACTTGATCCGTCAAAAACGTCAACATGCCGTTGCAGGTGAAGCGGTGATTATTACTTCGCGGGACGAAATGCTGACCTGTTCATCATGCGGGCGCGAAAACCATGTTGACGCGAAGTTTTGTTCCGAATGCGGTACAAAATTAGTTAAAAATTAA
- a CDS encoding cytochrome c-type biogenesis protein CcmH: MRTISLLLFFMVVGSLAAQSETAHSEKLSGKQAELFKSVSDDLICQCGCNLVLSQCGHVNCPSAIPMRNKIEEMILAGNSRQEMLNYFMNEYSFRGKPPVGKAILSQPDTKGFDLMAWLMPFVLFVVFLAVVVYVVKKISGRAIEKPVAAESPAELDPRIEEELKKFES, from the coding sequence TTGCGAACTATTTCTTTGCTTTTATTTTTTATGGTTGTGGGGTCATTGGCCGCCCAAAGCGAAACGGCTCACAGTGAAAAACTTTCAGGTAAACAGGCAGAATTATTCAAATCGGTTTCTGACGATCTGATCTGTCAATGCGGTTGTAATCTCGTATTGTCCCAATGCGGACACGTGAACTGCCCTTCGGCGATTCCAATGCGTAATAAGATCGAAGAGATGATCCTTGCTGGAAACTCTAGGCAAGAGATGCTGAATTATTTTATGAATGAGTACAGTTTTCGGGGCAAACCCCCGGTAGGTAAAGCTATTTTATCCCAGCCGGATACGAAAGGGTTTGATCTGATGGCATGGTTGATGCCATTTGTTTTGTTTGTAGTATTTCTGGCGGTCGTAGTGTATGTCGTGAAAAAAATAAGCGGACGGGCCATCGAGAAGCCGGTTGCGGCGGAATCGCCCGCTGAATTAGATCCGCGGATTGAAGAAGAATTAAAAAAATTTGAATCATGA
- a CDS encoding heme lyase CcmF/NrfE family subunit: MNELGNYALILGIALAAFAVLTSMIGVRQKRGDLILVAQRSVYAVFAMVVIASGCLIYLLVTSDMSLEYVASYTNVDLPVFYKVTAFWAGQAGSLLLWSLMLAIYSFAVTYRYRHQHGELMPYVIATAMVTQIFFLALNLFSANPFDELHSVHADGSSHIFTPVDGRGLNPLLQHPAMIIHPPTLYTGYVGFVIPFAFAIAALLSGKLDDNWIKISRRWTLFAWLFQSAGIMLGGWWAYVELGWGGYWAWDPVENASLMPWLTGTAFLHSVMIQEKRNMFKVWNVTLIVATYLLCIFGTFLTRSGVVSSVHSFAQGSIGKFFMSYIVIALCASVYLVIHRLPLLKNENRLDSAISRESSFLFNNLVLLISCFAVLWGTIFPVLSEAFTGEKIVIGAPFFNKVNVPIGLFLLFLTGAGPLFAWRKTSLASLNKAFLYPTIIALAGGALVFFFVTQHFYGLMSFILAIFVGAVIIIEFIKGTQARIKANSENSMTALKNLTLKNKRRYGGYIVHFAIVIIFIGITGTIFNYETKFEIGQGQTTQVKDYTIVCEKIGFDDNANYQSQYAVLNISKNGSFLASMKPEFRMYKASEQPSTEVALQKGLQEDLYIVFTGLDNTRQRAVIQLYINPLVTWLWIGTFVLVAGTLICLLPNAQDERTEIKTVKKESIAEKQ; the protein is encoded by the coding sequence ATGAATGAATTGGGCAATTATGCACTAATACTTGGCATCGCATTGGCTGCCTTTGCGGTGCTGACTTCGATGATCGGCGTCCGTCAAAAGCGTGGCGATCTGATTCTCGTGGCCCAGCGTTCCGTGTATGCTGTTTTTGCCATGGTTGTGATTGCCAGTGGCTGTCTGATCTACTTGTTAGTAACGAGCGACATGAGTCTTGAGTATGTTGCTTCTTATACGAATGTTGATTTGCCTGTTTTTTATAAAGTCACTGCTTTTTGGGCCGGACAGGCGGGTTCGCTTTTGTTATGGTCATTGATGTTGGCCATATACAGTTTTGCCGTTACATACCGTTATCGTCATCAACATGGGGAATTGATGCCTTATGTTATCGCTACGGCAATGGTAACACAAATATTTTTTCTCGCTCTTAATTTGTTCTCGGCCAATCCTTTCGATGAATTACATTCTGTTCACGCCGACGGGTCATCGCACATTTTTACTCCCGTCGACGGGCGCGGATTAAATCCACTCTTGCAACATCCTGCAATGATCATCCATCCGCCTACGCTATATACCGGATACGTTGGGTTTGTGATTCCTTTTGCATTTGCAATTGCCGCGCTTTTGAGTGGGAAGTTAGACGACAACTGGATAAAAATCTCACGTCGTTGGACACTGTTTGCATGGCTCTTTCAGAGCGCGGGCATCATGTTGGGCGGCTGGTGGGCTTACGTTGAACTAGGTTGGGGTGGTTATTGGGCCTGGGATCCGGTTGAAAATGCATCGTTAATGCCGTGGTTGACAGGAACAGCGTTTCTGCATTCCGTTATGATTCAGGAAAAAAGAAACATGTTTAAAGTATGGAATGTAACGTTGATAGTCGCAACGTATTTATTGTGTATCTTCGGAACATTTTTGACGCGTTCAGGCGTGGTATCATCGGTTCATTCATTTGCACAGGGATCAATTGGAAAATTTTTTATGAGTTACATCGTGATCGCTTTGTGCGCTTCGGTATATCTGGTTATTCATCGGTTACCACTGCTCAAAAATGAAAACCGTCTTGATTCTGCCATTTCACGCGAGAGCAGTTTTTTATTTAATAATTTGGTTCTGCTGATCTCGTGTTTTGCAGTTTTGTGGGGGACTATATTCCCGGTCTTGTCGGAAGCCTTTACAGGTGAAAAAATCGTCATCGGTGCACCGTTTTTCAATAAAGTTAACGTTCCAATTGGCTTATTCCTGCTGTTTTTGACCGGTGCAGGGCCGCTTTTCGCGTGGCGAAAAACATCGCTCGCCAGCCTCAACAAAGCTTTTTTGTATCCAACCATCATTGCATTGGCTGGTGGCGCTCTTGTTTTCTTTTTCGTAACGCAACATTTTTACGGTTTGATGTCTTTCATTTTGGCCATTTTTGTTGGCGCTGTTATTATTATTGAATTCATCAAAGGTACTCAAGCGAGGATAAAAGCTAATTCAGAAAACTCTATGACGGCGCTGAAGAACCTTACGCTGAAAAACAAGAGACGTTATGGCGGTTATATCGTTCATTTTGCGATCGTCATTATTTTTATCGGCATTACCGGAACGATTTTCAATTATGAAACCAAATTTGAAATTGGACAAGGTCAGACGACTCAGGTCAAAGATTATACCATTGTTTGCGAAAAGATCGGGTTCGATGATAATGCCAATTATCAATCGCAATATGCGGTATTGAACATCTCGAAAAACGGAAGTTTTTTAGCGTCAATGAAGCCGGAATTTAGGATGTATAAAGCCAGTGAACAACCCTCAACGGAAGTTGCACTTCAAAAAGGATTACAGGAAGATTTATACATCGTATTTACCGGATTGGATAATACCCGGCAACGTGCCGTCATTCAATTGTATATCAACCCGCTTGTAACATGGCTTTGGATTGGGACGTTCGTCTTGGTTGCAGGGACATTAATTTGCCTGTTACCAAACGCGCAGGATGAACGTACGGAAATTAAAACTGTCAAAAAGGAATCCATTGCTGAAAAACAATAA
- a CDS encoding HAMP domain-containing protein: MSLKFRDKLIGLVLIMLIIAGGAVFIAFRQIAENIEKDITERLSKSKTTYEEFTRTYFDQLILQVISASDNPKYVATLTTNDKQTIQYGLEEYNQNLSSDIFLAVSRSGEILGNIGYDGAKHSNIAQLPEVTGALVEGAASGGFWEVGDSLFWISAAPAHIGNDILGATILGRQINDNAAENIAKVTSSSIAFLVGGKIVAKDSANDRSALLDQLKEHRDALDQAMIRKESSTPFTFKLGPETFLAVASPVIASPGYEGEESKVIATYIFYSSLDKALEPLRAAIRTLAYIGIGGGVLALLIGFTIINGVTKPVRRLVDATHEIANGNLNFEIQVKTRDELGQLSMSFNEMTKGLKDKERVENLFGKYLSPDVAKKVLAEQTINGILKGERAKLSVMFTDIRGFTPMSRGMDPQELINLLNMHFDEMIDIIDRYGGTLDKFIGDAIMAFYGAPVHYEDFYMRAINAAVQMQRASEKFNFQRKLEGKDPIHVGIGINSGDVVVGNIGSNKRLEYTVIGETVNIANRLCSVAKKGQIIISQSTYDLLPNKSIASPIEQVMLKGVTEAVTVYEILWKS, translated from the coding sequence ATGTCATTAAAGTTTAGAGATAAACTGATCGGGCTTGTGTTGATCATGTTGATCATTGCCGGCGGAGCCGTATTCATTGCCTTCCGTCAAATTGCCGAAAATATTGAAAAAGACATCACTGAGCGTTTGTCGAAAAGCAAAACGACCTATGAGGAATTTACTCGAACCTATTTCGATCAATTGATTTTGCAAGTGATCAGCGCGTCGGATAATCCGAAATATGTTGCTACGCTTACGACTAATGACAAACAAACGATTCAATATGGTTTGGAAGAATATAATCAAAATTTATCTTCGGACATATTTCTTGCAGTCAGCCGAAGCGGGGAAATTTTGGGTAATATTGGGTATGATGGTGCTAAACATTCGAATATTGCTCAGCTGCCCGAGGTCACGGGAGCGCTTGTTGAAGGAGCGGCCAGCGGTGGATTCTGGGAAGTCGGGGATTCATTATTCTGGATCTCGGCTGCCCCGGCGCATATTGGCAATGACATTCTTGGAGCAACGATTCTTGGCCGGCAAATCAATGATAATGCTGCTGAAAATATTGCTAAAGTTACCAGCAGTAGTATTGCTTTTTTGGTAGGTGGCAAAATCGTTGCGAAAGACAGCGCCAATGATCGCTCGGCATTGTTAGATCAGTTGAAAGAGCATCGTGACGCATTGGATCAGGCCATGATTCGTAAAGAATCAAGTACGCCGTTCACATTTAAACTCGGTCCCGAAACATTTCTTGCAGTCGCATCACCGGTAATTGCTTCGCCAGGATATGAAGGAGAAGAATCTAAAGTTATTGCCACTTATATTTTTTATAGCTCACTTGATAAAGCGCTTGAACCACTTCGTGCGGCTATTAGAACTTTGGCGTATATCGGGATCGGTGGAGGTGTTCTGGCCCTGCTGATTGGCTTCACGATTATCAACGGTGTGACCAAACCCGTTCGTAGATTGGTTGATGCGACGCATGAAATCGCTAATGGAAATCTTAATTTTGAAATTCAGGTTAAAACCCGGGATGAATTGGGGCAATTGTCTATGTCCTTTAATGAGATGACCAAAGGATTAAAAGACAAAGAAAGGGTTGAAAATTTATTCGGTAAATATTTATCCCCGGATGTTGCGAAGAAAGTGTTGGCCGAACAAACGATTAATGGTATTTTGAAAGGCGAACGTGCAAAGTTAAGTGTGATGTTTACTGATATTCGTGGCTTCACGCCGATGTCCCGGGGCATGGATCCGCAGGAATTGATCAATTTGCTTAACATGCATTTTGACGAGATGATCGATATTATCGATCGGTACGGCGGTACTTTGGATAAATTTATCGGTGATGCGATCATGGCATTTTATGGTGCGCCGGTGCATTATGAAGACTTTTATATGCGCGCAATCAATGCCGCTGTACAAATGCAACGCGCATCGGAAAAATTCAATTTTCAGCGTAAATTGGAAGGTAAAGATCCTATTCACGTCGGTATTGGTATCAATAGCGGTGACGTGGTTGTAGGGAATATCGGCTCAAATAAACGTCTCGAATATACGGTGATCGGCGAAACGGTTAATATTGCCAACCGGTTGTGCAGTGTGGCTAAAAAAGGCCAAATTATCATAAGCCAATCCACTTATGATCTCTTGCCCAATAAATCCATTGCGTCGCCGATTGAACAGGTAATGTTGAAAGGCGTGACGGAAGCAGTTACGGTGTATGAAATTCTATGGAAGAGTTAG
- a CDS encoding response regulator has protein sequence MMAFWKSLNTRIFLSSLVVAGVAITSMIVFHGINVSETDRTRFIIISTLILLAVAIATSRYLMRCAIKEHEHLQRNITEQSHELELLHSVTTRLLQTHDLNALLQLIIDSAISAIPSAEKGTLMLFNSDQNALIIHASHGYNATIAKGFRMSISEGFAGYAFREKKNLLIDDLSTEHFVAPAAVLAEPIRSCVVAVLQVKDIAIGVISLENGSRVKAFADPDLKLLSAFASQAAVAIENTRLYAGLKQRTRELEMLFTVSTNLIQTIDLESLLEIVIQSAVTAVPSAEKGAVVLFNEDKSWLEVKAQYGYNGDKIKDVIIKPGLGYSGIAVLEKRNILIPDLWSPEAERYRIESDYENRSIQSAVTALLQVKEHIIGTISLENGHRKNAFSEDDLKLLTTFASQAALAIEHAQFYNTLERKVEDRTHELRELNAKLIEADRLKSEFLANMSHELRTPLNAIIGFSELLMEQVTGPVNAEQLQCLRDIHQSGRHLLQLINDILDLSKIEAGKMELYREDFSVNDLLTLVHRTVFPMLERKSQKLDIRNEKSFPFIYGDSNKIKQIVINLLSNAIKFSPPGSTITIDTAMRDEKLQPMFEMSITDQGRGIHEKDHHIIFDEFRQIDGSHTREDSGTGLGLALCKRLVEMHGGKIWVESAVNQGSKFVFQIPQIRMDDTTSNNINPSGNTILIAEDDPQSANYMKKILEIEGYPATVVHRGDEVLDMAMERQPTAIILDIMMPGKDGWEVLRDLKSNPKTAPIPVLIVSVIDNKDMAYSLHASDYFVKPVDRHQLIRRIKTIARPPDAEPHSILVVDDDPKMLFLTASFLEKENYEVVKASNGREALGCIRAHLPDLIILDLLMPEMNGFELLEVLRHDVRLKYIPVIVLTSKDISNEERELLNGQVRSLMQKAAHSKEELLFEIKRVLGVSQSREA, from the coding sequence ATGATGGCTTTTTGGAAGTCGTTGAATACACGAATTTTCTTATCGTCACTTGTGGTGGCGGGCGTTGCCATTACATCGATGATCGTTTTTCACGGGATTAACGTTTCGGAAACTGACCGGACTCGCTTCATCATCATTAGTACGTTGATTTTATTAGCCGTGGCGATTGCGACATCCCGATATCTTATGCGTTGTGCAATCAAGGAACACGAACATCTTCAACGTAATATCACCGAGCAATCGCATGAACTTGAGTTATTGCACAGCGTAACTACCCGCCTGTTGCAAACCCATGACCTCAACGCCTTACTACAATTGATTATTGATTCGGCAATCAGTGCTATTCCCAGTGCTGAAAAAGGCACGCTTATGCTGTTTAATTCCGATCAGAATGCACTGATTATTCATGCATCCCATGGTTATAATGCAACCATTGCTAAAGGATTTCGCATGTCCATCAGCGAAGGGTTTGCCGGATATGCTTTCCGTGAAAAAAAGAATTTACTGATCGACGATCTTTCAACCGAACATTTTGTTGCTCCTGCCGCTGTTCTCGCTGAACCTATTCGTTCTTGTGTCGTTGCCGTACTCCAAGTAAAAGATATTGCGATTGGCGTCATTTCACTTGAGAACGGCTCGCGCGTAAAGGCGTTTGCCGATCCGGATTTGAAATTGCTTTCGGCTTTTGCATCCCAGGCTGCCGTTGCCATTGAAAATACACGCTTGTATGCCGGTTTGAAACAGAGAACGCGAGAACTGGAAATGCTTTTCACAGTCAGTACGAATCTGATTCAGACTATTGATCTAGAATCCCTATTGGAAATCGTCATTCAATCAGCTGTTACCGCAGTTCCGTCGGCGGAAAAAGGCGCTGTAGTGCTCTTTAACGAAGATAAGAGCTGGCTGGAAGTCAAAGCACAGTATGGATATAATGGAGACAAAATTAAAGATGTCATTATTAAACCCGGTCTTGGATATTCGGGAATTGCCGTATTGGAAAAACGGAATATCCTCATTCCGGATTTGTGGTCGCCGGAGGCTGAACGCTATCGGATAGAATCGGATTATGAAAATCGCTCCATCCAATCGGCGGTTACTGCTTTATTACAAGTAAAAGAACACATCATTGGAACGATATCGCTGGAAAACGGGCACCGGAAAAATGCTTTTTCCGAGGACGATCTGAAATTACTTACAACTTTTGCTTCGCAAGCCGCATTGGCTATCGAGCATGCACAGTTTTATAACACACTGGAACGGAAGGTTGAAGACCGCACCCATGAACTGCGCGAACTTAATGCAAAACTCATTGAAGCCGATCGTCTGAAATCGGAGTTTCTCGCCAATATGAGCCACGAACTACGAACGCCTCTTAACGCAATCATAGGCTTTTCAGAATTGCTGATGGAACAAGTTACGGGACCGGTCAATGCTGAACAGTTGCAATGTCTGCGCGATATCCACCAAAGCGGGCGTCACCTGCTCCAGTTGATCAATGATATTCTTGATTTATCCAAAATCGAAGCCGGTAAAATGGAATTATATCGTGAAGATTTTTCGGTCAATGATCTGCTCACGCTGGTTCATCGTACGGTTTTTCCTATGCTCGAACGAAAATCCCAAAAGCTGGACATCCGTAACGAAAAATCCTTTCCATTTATTTACGGCGATTCGAATAAAATCAAACAAATCGTTATTAACCTTCTCAGTAATGCGATAAAATTTTCACCTCCGGGCAGTACGATTACCATTGACACCGCTATGCGTGATGAAAAATTGCAACCTATGTTCGAAATGTCCATAACAGATCAAGGGCGCGGTATACACGAAAAAGATCATCACATCATTTTCGATGAATTCCGACAAATCGACGGCAGCCATACGCGTGAAGATTCAGGCACCGGTCTTGGATTGGCATTATGCAAGCGTTTGGTGGAAATGCACGGCGGTAAAATTTGGGTGGAAAGCGCCGTCAACCAAGGAAGCAAATTTGTTTTTCAAATCCCGCAGATCCGCATGGACGACACGACATCAAACAACATCAATCCTTCCGGTAACACAATCCTCATAGCAGAAGACGATCCTCAATCCGCAAATTACATGAAAAAAATATTGGAGATCGAAGGTTATCCGGCGACGGTAGTTCATCGAGGCGATGAAGTGCTTGATATGGCTATGGAGCGACAACCAACCGCCATTATTTTGGATATCATGATGCCCGGAAAAGACGGATGGGAAGTTCTGCGGGATTTAAAATCCAATCCAAAAACCGCTCCCATTCCCGTATTGATTGTATCCGTAATTGACAATAAAGACATGGCGTACAGTCTTCACGCCAGCGATTATTTCGTCAAACCGGTTGATCGTCATCAGTTAATTCGCCGGATTAAAACAATTGCCCGGCCACCCGATGCTGAGCCCCATTCCATCTTAGTCGTCGACGACGATCCGAAGATGCTTTTCCTCACGGCATCATTTCTTGAGAAAGAGAACTACGAAGTCGTCAAGGCGTCCAATGGCCGCGAAGCGTTAGGCTGCATTCGTGCACATCTTCCCGACCTCATTATTCTTGATCTGCTGATGCCGGAAATGAATGGATTTGAATTGCTCGAGGTTTTGCGCCATGATGTTCGCCTCAAATACATTCCCGTTATCGTTTTGACTTCCAAAGATATTAGCAACGAAGAACGGGAGTTGCTCAACGGGCAAGTGCGGTCGCTGATGCAGAAAGCAGCCCATTCGAAAGAAGAATTGTTATTTGAAATCAAACGTGTGTTGGGCGTTTCACAATCGAGGGAAGCATGA